The following are from one region of the Capsicum annuum cultivar UCD-10X-F1 chromosome 1, UCD10Xv1.1, whole genome shotgun sequence genome:
- the LOC107861864 gene encoding putative F-box/LRR-repeat protein 23, whose translation MNGRVEGKSKNLPMEETPAWLELQEGIWKNILQRLGVEEILKTARKVCSTWNRICKLPSMWLVVNMPNEGEMVYHFEKMCRRAIDHSRGELVDINLQHFADDKLFSTLLKEFESLDLEIPIGMEKELGRGYGGCELGIWVCVSLVEAVQKFPLLEELSLTHTAITVEGIEALGRYCPRLKSFEFNKSLYMGSAGDDSDNEDERNEEALAIAKNLPTLHHLHLIGNSITNKGLQAILDSCLHLVSRLASMQIC comes from the exons ATGAATGGGAGAGTAGAAGGCAAAAGCAAGAACCTGCCGATGGAGGAAACGCCGGCATGGTTGGAATTGCAAGAAGGCATATGGAAAAACATATTACAGAGGCTTGGCGTTGAAGAGATACTAAAGACAGCACGGAAAGTTTGCTCTACATGGAACCGAATATGTAAGCTACCTTCAATGTGGCTAGTCGTTAACATGCCCAATGAAGGAGAAATGGTTTACCACTTCGAAAAGATGTGTCGACGTGCCATTGATCATAGTCGAGGTGAACTTGTTGATATCAATTTGCAGCACTTTGCCGATGATAAGTTGTTTAGTACATTGCTCAAAG AGTTTGAAAGTTTGGATCTCGAAATTCCAATTGGGATGGAGAAAGAATTGGGCAGGGGATATGGAGGTTGTGAATTAGGTATATGG gtatgtgtcaGCTTGGTTGAGGCAGTTCAAAAGTTTCCATTGTTGGAGGAGTTGAGTCTGACTCACACTGCCATTACAGTGGAAGGCATTGAAGCTCTTGGACGCTATTGCCCACGGTTGAAGTCATTTGAATTTAATAAGTCATTGTATATGGGATCAGCAGGCGATGATTCTGATAATGAAGATGAAAGAAATGAAGAGGCTCTAGCTATTGCTAAAAACCTGCCTACCTTGCACCACCTCCATCTCATTGGGAACAGTATAACCAATAAAGGCCTCCAAGCTATTCTTGATAGTTGTCTTCATCTTGTATCTCGACTTGCGTCTATGCAAATATGTTAA